In Thermofilum pendens Hrk 5, the sequence GAACCTCGCGATGTTCATAGTGTCCGCCGCCATGGCTGTCGCCATGGGGTTCGGCGTCCCGGGAGTACTGTCCGCCGCCCTCGCCAGCCTGGTGGAGAGGTGGGAGTACATCGGAAAGCTGAGGATAGACGACAACGTCTCCGTGCCGACGGTCTCCTTCGCCGCCCTCTACCTGCTCACGCGGTACGTGCCGGTCTAGGCATCGGCGTACTCGGGCGTCCTCGAGACCTCTCGGGTAGCTAGCAGACGCTTTTCTTCCTGTATGAGTCTGAGGGCGTACTCCTCGTACTGGTATATCTTCGCGGACACCGCGAGCCTGAAGCCGCTCGGGGGGCTGACCACTATCGCCTCCCCCCTGTCGAGGGTCTTTATCTCGGCTTCGGCCTCGTCGAGGTACGGGCTGTGGTTCATGACGGCGAGGTAGTCGGGCCTCGTTGGAAGGGAGAGTATGACCTTGGTGAGCGCCTGCCTCACCACCGCGTCCATGAGCTCGCTGGGCATCTGCGTTATGTAGAGCCCTCCGACCTTGTACTTCCTGCCCCTCTTCGCTATTATGGAGAACACGTTCTCCCTGACCTCCCCCTTCCCGCCCAGCGCCTGGGACCCGAGGTACCTGTGCGCCTCCTCCACCATTATGAGCACGGGCGGGAGCTGGCTCCACTTCTCCGGGAGCTCCTTGCGCATCCTCTCGTAGGCCCTGAATACCCTCTCGGCGACCACGGTCGCTAGGAGCTTTTCCTCGCCTTCCGTCGCGAAGGGGGTTTCTATGAGAACGACCCTGCCCTTGAGGACCATCGAGAGAACGGCCGCCGCCAGGTCGTAGCCGCAGTCCCTGCAGAATACCGAGCCGTCCCCCGTCAGGTACCTGATCTTCCTCTTAGTAACGCTGATCGTGTTGACGCCCGCCATCCTGCCGAGCCTCGAGTAGACTGTCCTCGCGTCCCCCGAGAGGAGCGCCTCCACCCACCCCTCCCCGAACTGCTTGTAGGCAAGCCAGAGTAGCTCCTCCTGGGGGCTCGAGAACTCGCCCGTGAGCGCGAAGTCCCCCGGCTTGAGGCGCGAGACGTCCATCTTGAGGGGGTAGGCCGGTATGCTCCTCTCCTCCCCGAGCTCCGGGAGCTCTACCCTCAGCCTCCCGGGCCTGGGGACCCTGGCCGACACGAGGAAGAGGTACTCCTCGGAGAACGGCAGGTGCGCCAGTCCCATCTCGCCCGGCTTCGAGCCCAGCAGGTACTCGCTCTCGCAGTCGAATACGACGAGGCTGTACCTCCCCCTGAGGTGCAGTATCGAGGCTGCCAGGACCCTGCCGAAGTTGCTCTTACCCGCCCCCGTCCCGCCGACCACGAGTATGTGGTGGGGGATTGTCTTCGCGCCGTCCAGCGCGACCTCGACGTCCACGGCGCTGTGGCCGAACCTCACCCTGCCTATCGGTATGTCCCCCGTGTGGAGCCTGAGCATCTTCAAGTCCTCCTCGCCGAGCTCCTCGACGGGGGAGAAGAGGGCCGGGACGCTGCTCGGCCCGTGAACCTCGCCGTCCTCGTCTATCTGCGCCACTATGGTAGCTATGGCTGTGTCGTAGAGCCTGAGGTCCCTGTCCCTCAGCTGGGGCTTCTCGCCTCTGTCCGCCTTGCTACTAATGATCGCTACCTCCGCCGGCGTCAAGAGGCTCTCGGGCTTGAAGTCCACTACCTTCAACACGTACCTCCTGCCGCGGTCTACGACCTTTACCAGCATCCCCCTCTCGACGACAGAGTCCTCGGCTATCCTGAACTTCACGGTGACGCCCTCAGCCCACACGACGACGCCGAGCCTCAACCCACACCACCCCACAGGTACTTCGACTTGAACTCGGAGCCCCCGCTGTCCTCCAGGAGCCTCCTACCCGCGGACTCCGCCCTGCCCACCCCGAGCTCCTCCAGGAGTAGCTCCCTGTCCATCGAGAGCTCGTCATCGCTAATCCTCGAAAGGTTGTGCACGATCTTCAGCGGCAACGGGTAGCCCGGAGAGGTGAAGTCCTGGAGGTACGCGAGCATGCCGGCCAGGTAGTCGAAGTCGGCCCTCACGGCCAGCTCCCACGTCACGTCGACCCTGAACGCCGCCGCGTCCGGCGACAGCCTCGCCGCGCCGACCCCTAGCCCCACACCCCCCAGCCTCTCGCCCTCGAGGAGCGGGTAGTACGCCCAGGGAAGCCCCTTGAAGAGCCTGTTCCCGAGCCTCGCGACGTAGCCGACCGCGCTTTCGCCGCTCGAGAGGCGTATAGAGGAGGACTTCGGGATCCCGACGACCCTCCAGTCCCTCTCGACCAGCGCCTTGAAGACCCTCCTAGCCCTAGAGCCCGACCTGAAGAAGAGGGGCCTGTCCAGTAGTATCAGCGCACCCGGGTTCTCCTTGGCGAACCTCAGCGCAGCTTCGAGCTCGACCTCCGCGAGCCAGTCGCCAGCCTCGTCCAGGCTCTCGACGACCCTAACCCTCTTTACGGGGTCGAATATCTTGACGCGCTCAACCCCCCTCCACGCGCCCGCGGCGACCTTCGCGGAGACTATCTTAAAGCTCCCCGCGTCGAAGAGTACCCTCGCCGCCGCGTCGACTGCGTAGACGAGCTCCCTGTGCGGGACCTCCTCCACAGCCCTGAACCTCGACTCCGAGACCGGTGGCCCCCTCACGACGACGCCCTCGAACCTAGCGTACGGGTAGGGGCGCGCGGGCTCGCCGAGGAGGGTTAGCTGCACAGCCCCGCCGCTCTTCCTGTAGATCTCGTTCACCCTTTCGACGAGCATCTCGACGTCCGCGCCTAGGTAGCCAGCCTTCTCGAGTAGCGCCACGCCTGCCACCAAGCATGAGTACTTTTTACTTTTTATAAAGGGTAGCGAAGGTACCTCCGTGAAACAACCAACTAGGGGTCGTCCGACCGTAGTGCGAAGGTAAAACGGTAGCATTTTACTGCAACCTTTTCCCGTCGGGAAGCACGGGAAGAATGGTTGCGTTAAAACGTTACCGTTGCTGCTTCTCTGAAACGGTAGCATTAAGCATATATACTAGTAGCGCGCAGTAAGTACGGATGCAGTAAGAGCGTTCCGTGAGCAGCGATGGTAGTGACTGTCCACTACGTGGGCTTCCACCCCCGCCTGATCCTCGAGGGCTTCGAGAGGGTCAGGCTGAGGCACCCGGTCGAGCGAGTGTACCTCCTCTACGACGGGAAGCCGGACAAGTACGGCGCCGTCTCGAGGTACAACGTGAAGAGGCTCGCAGAGGTGCTCTCGTTCTTCAAGCCCGTCCTCGTAAAGGTTAACCCGCTGAGCCAGGAGAGCATAGCCTCGCAGGTCTACCAGGTGTTGCTCCACGAGAAGAGGCTGGGCGCCTCGGAGGTGCTGATAGACGTTACCGACATGCCGCCGCTAATGGTCGCAGTCGTGTCGACGGTGGCGTTGATGTTCCCGAACTGCAGGCTTTACGCCGTGCAACCCGAGCAGATAGGCGCCTTCATACCGGACCCCGAGACCCCCGAGTTCGCCGACTTCATAAGAGCTAAGGACAACCTGACGGCCTCCGACCTGAAGACTGTCGATAGGCCCAGGGTGAGCCTAGAGGTTATCGACGACGGGGAGGGCGGGGAGGAAGCCCGCAGAGTCCTAGTAACGCTGTACGTGAAGGGCTCCGCCGACAGCATAACGACCCTGATACGCTGGGTTACGGGGCTACCGCCGGACAGGAAGCCCGACCCAACGCTCAAAGCGAGCTACAGCAGGCTAGTCTCGGAGCTGGAGGAGAGAGGCCTCGTCGTCAGGAGGCACGAGGGAAGGAATAGGAGCGTCGAGCTCACAGACCTCGGGAAGGCCATAGCGGAGGCATACCTGAAGCTCGGGGAAACCCCGTCCCCGAAGCTACCGCCGCTCCCAATGCCCAAGCCCGCGACAACCCTCGACCTCGCGTAGCCCCCTTTAAGCTTTAGCTCTCTCTACGTGCGCCGAGCGCTCGCTTTCAACTATGCGCTCCACATCTCCGACGTATCTTTCCACCTTCTCCAGCTCCTCGGCGACCTCGTCCGCCCCCAGCGCCCCCTCATGGTATCCCTGCACATGGAGGTAGTAGCCTCTCGCCCCGAATCTGTCCCTCAACCCGAGCCTAGCTATCTCCGGCTTCTCTCTTTCAAGCTTCCCCAAGAGCTCCCTCCTCTCCCTATAGCTCTCAGGCTTCCCGTAGCCAAGTGCAACCAGAAGAGCGTCTGTAGCTAAAACCACCGCCAGCCAACCCTTCTCGCACGCGTTCCTCAGTCTTAAGGGCTCACGGTCCTTCCTGTACTCGTCGACCTCTCTACGCGCCAGCTCAACGGCTTTCCATGCCTTGGTCAATGCTTCGCTAAAGCTCACTCCTCACACCTACCCTTTAGAACCGCCTGCCCTAGCAATAAAGCTTCTGTTCCCAAAGCGCCTAACCAATGAAGCATTGCTACGCGAAAACCCCTGAGCCATTGCAATCCTCCCTGCGCTACCCGGGCTCATGGTTGCGGGTTATTGCATATATACCGTTGATGGTGGGCTAGCGCTAGTGCTTATAGAGGCTAGGGTAGCCCTGCGCGGCTTGCTAGAACCACTGCCGCGGGTACCTCCAGTCCGAGCCTAGGTCCCTCTGGCCGACGTGGAAGACCTCCGGCATCATCCTCTTGTGCTGAGACCTCTTCACCATCTCCAGGATGCGCTTCACCACGCCGACCTCGACGCCCAGCTCCTCCGCGATCCTCTCCTCGGGCAACCACTTCTCGAACCTGAGGTAGAGCACTGAGTCTACGAGCTCGTACGGGGCTCCGAGCTCGCCCTCGGCTGTCTGGCCGGGCCAGAGCCTGGGGGAGCTTGGCTTCTCCACTATTCTCTCGGGGACTCCCAGGTACCTTGCCAGTTGCCTTACATGGGTCTTGTAGAGCCCTCCTATAGGCAGGACGTCCACTCCCCCGTCCCCGTACTTCGTGAAGTAGCCTAGCAGGAGCTCGCTCTTGTCGCCCGTGCCGATCACGAGCGCGTTGTGGGCGTAGGCCTTCTCGTGGAGTATTATCATCCTGATCCTCGCCATAACGTTCCCCCTCGCCACCCTGTCCATCTCCCCGAGGACCTCCTCGAAGCTCTTCAGGATCGGGTCCACGCTTATAACCTCCCAGTTGCCGTCCGGTAGCCCGAGCGCCTCTATTACGCGCAGAGCGTCTTCGACGTCCTCCTTGGGCGTCGCGAAGGAGGGGAGCACGTAGCAGTACGTGTTCTCGGGCCCCAGGGCCCGGGCCGTGAGGAAGGCTACCACCGCCGAGTCCACGCCCCCGCTAACTCCGACGACGCCTGCACGCTTGCCGGCGTACTCCCTGACGTACCACCTGAGCCTCCTCGCTATGTACTCGGCGACTCTCTCGGCGTTTATCGGGGGTAACACGTACCTCAATCCAGCTCACCTAGGACGACGTGTATATCGCGCCTGTGCCTCTTGAACGAGCTGAACCTCCTCGAAGCTCTCAGCCTGTACAGGTCCAGGTCTGCTACCAGCAGTTCCTCCTCCATCTTCTTCGCCCTTGCAACGACCTCGCCGTCGGGCGCCACGACCATGGATCCTCCCCAGAAGTACTCCTCGTCCTCCGGCCCCACCCTGTTTGCGAAGACAACGTAGCAAGCATTCTCCACAGCCCTGGTAACGGCTATGGCCTCCCACACCCTCTCTATGTTCGCCTCGCCCGACCCGTAGAGGCCCCTTATCGGCGAAGACGCGTGGATAAACACCACGTCCGCCCCCCTCCTCGCGGCGAGCTCCGCTGGCTCCGGGTGCCAGGCGTCCTCACAGATTATCGGGGCGACGCGCCACCCCCCGCACTCGAACACGCCTTCGCGGCTACAACTCCCCTCCCTGAAGTACCTGCTCTCCTCGAACAGCCCGTAGTCGGGCAGGTACAGCTTCGACACTACCCCCGCGACAGAGCCGTCCCTCACCACGGCCACGCTGTTCTCGTAGATCCCAGCGCGCGGCTCATGCACCAGGCCTACGAGCACGCAGAGCCCCCGCGAAGCCTCCGCGATCTCGCCCAGAGCCTCGCGCGCCGCGTCCGAAACCTCGTACGCCAGGTCCCTTAGCAGGTAGCCCGTGAGGGAGAGCTCCGGGAAGGCGAGGACCTCTACCCCCAGCTCCCTAGCCCTCTCAACGTACTCCAGGTGCTTTTCGAGGTTCCTCCTCACGTCCCCCAGCAACGAGTGTATCTGCGCAACCCCGACTCTCAACCGATCCCTCAACCAGGCCCCCTCCCCGCACGCCGCAAGCCTCCTGTTAAGCTTTACTATGAGAAAAAGCTTTTAGAAGCCAGGGGAGCTACGCGGCTTCCTCCGCTAGCCTCGGGGCAAGCCTGGCGTAGAGGACCGCCGCTACCGCGAAGAGCGCTAGCGAGAGTAGAACCGCGGCTACCGTCGGCAGGAGGTAGCCCGAGATGCTCCTACCGAAGACTGCCACCTCGGAGGTCGCGCTGAAGAGAATCGAGAAGGGGTTTACCTCTGCGAACGCCCTGAGGGGGTCTGGGAGCATCCACTTCGGCAGCCAAAAGCCGCCGGCAGCCATCGTGGGCCAGACGATGATGTTCGCCACCACGCTCGCCGACTCGGGCGACTTGAAGAACAGCCCAATGAGGAGCCCCGCGGAGAACGCGAGGAGCCCTGCGACCAGTACCAGGAGTAGCAGGAATAAGGCCTCTGCGCTTAAGATCTTCACAGCGAGCGAGCCGCCGTAGGCCACGAAGCCGAGGAGGCACGTCGGCACGGCCGATGCAGCCATGAGCGCGAGCCAGGAGATCGCCAGCCCGGCGAAGTACTCGCTGGGGGTCAGCTTCGTCGAGAGAAGCCTGCGCAGAAAGCCCCTCTTCGCCTCAGAAGCCACCGCGGCGGCGCCTCCCACGACGCCTTCGAACATGAAGCTCATGAAGACGACCGAGAGGGTCAGCCACCCGACAACCCTGGACCTCAGCTGTGCTCCCTCCTCGCCGGGAACGACGCCCACGACTCTGACCCCGGGGTTTAGGGCGGCTCTCCAGGCCCTCTCGACGACCTCCGCGGCGGCCGGGGCTAGCCCGGGAACCCTCGACGCCGTTGCGTTCACGAAGCGGGAAAGCTCCCCGAGGGCCTCGAAGTGAGCTACCTGGTAGAAGAAAGAGTAGAGGTAGGCGGCGACTAGCTCCTCCCTGGAGGGGTCCGGCGTCCCCCTCAACACGTACACGGTGACGTTAAGTGTCCCCCCGCTCCCGGGCTCCACCAGGACTACGGCGTCCAGGTAGCCCTTCTTCAGCGCGTTCATCGCCGAGCTGAGGTTGCCCCAGACAGTGGCATTTACGCTGAGCTTCAGGCTGGCGTTCCACGGGGCCTTCAAGTACTTCGCGGTTTCCTCGGCGTACGCGGC encodes:
- a CDS encoding ATP-binding protein; protein product: MRLGVVVWAEGVTVKFRIAEDSVVERGMLVKVVDRGRRYVLKVVDFKPESLLTPAEVAIISSKADRGEKPQLRDRDLRLYDTAIATIVAQIDEDGEVHGPSSVPALFSPVEELGEEDLKMLRLHTGDIPIGRVRFGHSAVDVEVALDGAKTIPHHILVVGGTGAGKSNFGRVLAASILHLRGRYSLVVFDCESEYLLGSKPGEMGLAHLPFSEEYLFLVSARVPRPGRLRVELPELGEERSIPAYPLKMDVSRLKPGDFALTGEFSSPQEELLWLAYKQFGEGWVEALLSGDARTVYSRLGRMAGVNTISVTKRKIRYLTGDGSVFCRDCGYDLAAAVLSMVLKGRVVLIETPFATEGEEKLLATVVAERVFRAYERMRKELPEKWSQLPPVLIMVEEAHRYLGSQALGGKGEVRENVFSIIAKRGRKYKVGGLYITQMPSELMDAVVRQALTKVILSLPTRPDYLAVMNHSPYLDEAEAEIKTLDRGEAIVVSPPSGFRLAVSAKIYQYEEYALRLIQEEKRLLATREVSRTPEYADA
- a CDS encoding DNA double-strand break repair nuclease NurA, whose amino-acid sequence is MAGVALLEKAGYLGADVEMLVERVNEIYRKSGGAVQLTLLGEPARPYPYARFEGVVVRGPPVSESRFRAVEEVPHRELVYAVDAAARVLFDAGSFKIVSAKVAAGAWRGVERVKIFDPVKRVRVVESLDEAGDWLAEVELEAALRFAKENPGALILLDRPLFFRSGSRARRVFKALVERDWRVVGIPKSSSIRLSSGESAVGYVARLGNRLFKGLPWAYYPLLEGERLGGVGLGVGAARLSPDAAAFRVDVTWELAVRADFDYLAGMLAYLQDFTSPGYPLPLKIVHNLSRISDDELSMDRELLLEELGVGRAESAGRRLLEDSGGSEFKSKYLWGGVG
- a CDS encoding DUF6293 family protein, which codes for MVVTVHYVGFHPRLILEGFERVRLRHPVERVYLLYDGKPDKYGAVSRYNVKRLAEVLSFFKPVLVKVNPLSQESIASQVYQVLLHEKRLGASEVLIDVTDMPPLMVAVVSTVALMFPNCRLYAVQPEQIGAFIPDPETPEFADFIRAKDNLTASDLKTVDRPRVSLEVIDDGEGGEEARRVLVTLYVKGSADSITTLIRWVTGLPPDRKPDPTLKASYSRLVSELEERGLVVRRHEGRNRSVELTDLGKAIAEAYLKLGETPSPKLPPLPMPKPATTLDLA
- a CDS encoding PaREP1 family protein gives rise to the protein MSFSEALTKAWKAVELARREVDEYRKDREPLRLRNACEKGWLAVVLATDALLVALGYGKPESYRERRELLGKLEREKPEIARLGLRDRFGARGYYLHVQGYHEGALGADEVAEELEKVERYVGDVERIVESERSAHVERAKA
- a CDS encoding NAD+ synthase, whose protein sequence is MRYVLPPINAERVAEYIARRLRWYVREYAGKRAGVVGVSGGVDSAVVAFLTARALGPENTYCYVLPSFATPKEDVEDALRVIEALGLPDGNWEVISVDPILKSFEEVLGEMDRVARGNVMARIRMIILHEKAYAHNALVIGTGDKSELLLGYFTKYGDGGVDVLPIGGLYKTHVRQLARYLGVPERIVEKPSSPRLWPGQTAEGELGAPYELVDSVLYLRFEKWLPEERIAEELGVEVGVVKRILEMVKRSQHKRMMPEVFHVGQRDLGSDWRYPRQWF
- a CDS encoding nitrilase-related carbon-nitrogen hydrolase, coding for MRDRLRVGVAQIHSLLGDVRRNLEKHLEYVERARELGVEVLAFPELSLTGYLLRDLAYEVSDAAREALGEIAEASRGLCVLVGLVHEPRAGIYENSVAVVRDGSVAGVVSKLYLPDYGLFEESRYFREGSCSREGVFECGGWRVAPIICEDAWHPEPAELAARRGADVVFIHASSPIRGLYGSGEANIERVWEAIAVTRAVENACYVVFANRVGPEDEEYFWGGSMVVAPDGEVVARAKKMEEELLVADLDLYRLRASRRFSSFKRHRRDIHVVLGELD
- a CDS encoding ABC transporter permease translates to MKAGKVAAVVVRSVKLFLRDKSTLFWSFAFPLMLLSFYVFLFAPGAGQGRAVSINVAVVPGSEAVAAYAEETAKYLKAPWNASLKLSVNATVWGNLSSAMNALKKGYLDAVVLVEPGSGGTLNVTVYVLRGTPDPSREELVAAYLYSFFYQVAHFEALGELSRFVNATASRVPGLAPAAAEVVERAWRAALNPGVRVVGVVPGEEGAQLRSRVVGWLTLSVVFMSFMFEGVVGGAAAVASEAKRGFLRRLLSTKLTPSEYFAGLAISWLALMAASAVPTCLLGFVAYGGSLAVKILSAEALFLLLLVLVAGLLAFSAGLLIGLFFKSPESASVVANIIVWPTMAAGGFWLPKWMLPDPLRAFAEVNPFSILFSATSEVAVFGRSISGYLLPTVAAVLLSLALFAVAAVLYARLAPRLAEEAA